GCCCAGAAGGCAGACCTTATCCAGCGGCGCCTGCGGGTTCACCTTCGCCAGCGAGATCTCAACGCAAACGGTGTATTCGCTGAAGGTGCTGGTGCCCATGTAGTGATAAACCGGCTCGCCGTTGTACGAGAAACGGGTCGTGCCGTCCGGCATCAGCCCTTTGCCCTGCGTGGCGCGAACGGCCTGGCAGAGGTTGGTTTTGCCGGATTTACAGAACTTGCACTCGCCGCACTCTGCCGTGTAGAGCGGGATCACGTGATCGCCAGGCTTCAGGCTGGTCACGCCCTCGCCCACTTCAACGACAACCCCGCCGCCTTCATGGCCGAGTACCGCCGGGAAGACGCCTTCCGGATCGTCGCCCGAGAGGGTAAACGCATCGGTATGGCACACGCCCGTATGGGTGATTTTGATCAGCACTTCGCCTTTTTTCGGCGGTGCCACGTCGATTTCAACGATTTTGAGCGGCTGGCCGGGGCCAAATGCGACAGCAGCGCGAGATTTCATAGGTTTTCCCTTTTGTCAGGTGTGTGGGTTTATTTTAGATAAGCGCGCAGCAAATGGCCGACTTCCGCCATGCGAACGGCTCGCTGGTCCGGCGTTGTCTCTCCCGCCACCAGCTCGTC
Above is a window of Oceanidesulfovibrio indonesiensis DNA encoding:
- a CDS encoding alcohol dehydrogenase catalytic domain-containing protein, with protein sequence MKSRAAVAFGPGQPLKIVEIDVAPPKKGEVLIKITHTGVCHTDAFTLSGDDPEGVFPAVLGHEGGGVVVEVGEGVTSLKPGDHVIPLYTAECGECKFCKSGKTNLCQAVRATQGKGLMPDGTTRFSYNGEPVYHYMGTSTFSEYTVCVEISLAKVNPQAPLDKVCLLG